A DNA window from Hydra vulgaris chromosome 13, alternate assembly HydraT2T_AEP contains the following coding sequences:
- the LOC136090015 gene encoding uncharacterized protein LOC136090015: MSVSIKTVVKLDIIENIDGALIYNSEKTSIWPILITINRKGPYAVTIWYGQGKPTSLDEYLHDFILEMKGLQSNGYKQLFVAIKAFICDAPARAFVKCIIGHSGYHSCERSTVVGTQKHGVRLLQTIAPLRTDVDFKNNLYKKEGNQLENLSPLVQLNFPMISGFPLDYMHLICLGVVINL, translated from the coding sequence ATGTCTGTATCAATTAAAACTGTGGTAAAGCTTgatataattgaaaatattgatgGTGCACTTATATACAATAGTGAAAAGACTTCAATTTGGCCtatattaattacaattaatagGAAAGGACCATATGCTGTTACAATTTGGTATGGTCAGGGAAAACCAACATCTTTAGATGAGTACCTTCACGATTTTATTCTTGAAATGAAAGGCTTACAAAGTAATGGATATAAACAGCTGTTTGTGGCTATTAAAGCTTTTATTTGTGATGCGCCTGCAAGAGCATTTGTAAAATGCATTATAGGGCATAGTGGCTACCATAGCTGTGAAAGAAGCACGGTAGTTGGCACACAAAAGCATGGTGTACGATTATTGCAAACAATTGCTCCTCTTCGTACTGATgtggattttaaaaataatttatataaaaaagaaggtAACCAACTTGAGAATCTTTCTCCACTTGTACAATTAAATTTTCCAATGATAAGTGGATTCCCACTGGACTATATGCATCTTATATGTCTTGGGGTGGTTATAAACTTATAA